The following coding sequences are from one Geothrix sp. window:
- a CDS encoding 3-hydroxyacyl-CoA dehydrogenase family protein: MSATLAILGPGVLGLSTAQWAAECGLETRLLGRDRGHAEVGLREIHRRWDRAISKDRMSPETRDRCMERLSAAAFCASALEGASAFLEALPEAPDLKAPALSAASTWGSPELLVLAGTSALPITDLARRAGVMGRLVGFHLFVPVPRMAVVEMAVPEGTLPSWVDRARSLGADLRKRVVQVRDQPGFAAARMALAQGLEAIRLVESGVASAEDLDALMTLGYGHPVGPLELSDRIGLDLRLRIAEGLLASGEERFQPPGLLQAKVAAGHTGLKGGQGFHAWTATRRRS; this comes from the coding sequence TTGAGCGCCACGCTCGCCATCCTGGGCCCGGGTGTCCTGGGCCTGTCCACCGCCCAGTGGGCCGCTGAATGCGGACTGGAGACCAGGCTGCTGGGAAGAGACCGGGGGCACGCCGAGGTGGGCCTCAGGGAGATCCACCGTCGCTGGGACCGCGCCATCTCCAAAGACCGGATGAGCCCTGAGACGAGGGACCGCTGCATGGAAAGGCTCTCGGCCGCGGCGTTCTGCGCATCGGCCCTGGAGGGTGCTTCTGCATTCCTCGAGGCACTGCCCGAGGCCCCGGACCTCAAGGCCCCGGCCCTGTCGGCGGCCAGCACGTGGGGTTCCCCTGAGCTGCTGGTCCTTGCGGGCACATCCGCCCTCCCCATCACGGATCTGGCCCGCAGGGCCGGGGTCATGGGCCGCCTGGTGGGGTTCCACCTGTTCGTGCCGGTGCCCCGGATGGCCGTGGTCGAAATGGCCGTGCCGGAGGGGACGCTCCCATCCTGGGTGGACCGGGCCAGATCCCTGGGGGCGGACCTTCGGAAGCGGGTGGTGCAGGTCCGCGACCAGCCGGGCTTTGCCGCGGCCAGGATGGCCCTGGCCCAGGGGCTGGAGGCCATCCGGCTGGTGGAGTCCGGGGTGGCCTCCGCCGAGGACCTGGACGCCCTCATGACCCTCGGCTATGGGCATCCCGTCGGTCCCCTCGAGCTGTCCGATCGGATCGGCCTGGATCTGCGCCTTCGCATCGCCGAGGGGCTGCTCGCCAGCGGTGAGGAGCGGTTCCAGCCGCCGGGACTCCTTCAGGCCAAGGTGGCCGCCGGGCACACGGGCCTGAAAGGCGGGCAGGGCTTCCACGCCTGGACGGCAACCCGGAGACGATCATGA
- a CDS encoding PP2C family protein-serine/threonine phosphatase — protein MLIDYAAITHPGKVRKNNEDAYLLSALDGDEPIINRPARSLKVGESGLLVAVADGMGGAAAGEVASREGLAAVSLFLFGHWGRLAAAKDRESELLGALETAVEEASDAVLRYSDDDRTARGMGSTLTAAVIWNGCAYVAQIGDSRAYLLRQGLLHQITEDQTLVNDLVAQGSLTREQARTHPQRNMITQALGSPQPLRVVLSRLALRRGDRLLCCSDGLHGEVPDAQIQEVLNQGLSPRRSLELLVDEALAHGGRDNITGVILTLNDPGLPLPKPGEAIDLVHPGLNHRGRGLWDRFRRFFGGGAP, from the coding sequence ATGCTCATCGACTACGCCGCCATCACGCATCCGGGCAAGGTCCGGAAGAACAACGAAGATGCCTACCTGCTGAGCGCACTCGATGGCGATGAGCCCATCATCAATAGACCTGCGCGATCCCTCAAGGTGGGGGAGTCCGGGCTCCTGGTGGCCGTGGCCGATGGCATGGGCGGAGCTGCGGCCGGCGAGGTGGCGAGCCGTGAGGGATTGGCTGCGGTATCCCTGTTCCTCTTCGGCCATTGGGGGCGCCTCGCTGCAGCCAAGGACCGAGAGAGTGAACTGCTCGGAGCCCTCGAAACGGCCGTGGAGGAAGCCAGCGATGCGGTCCTGCGCTACTCGGATGACGACCGGACGGCGCGGGGGATGGGCTCCACGCTGACGGCTGCGGTCATCTGGAACGGTTGCGCCTACGTGGCCCAGATCGGCGACTCGAGGGCCTACCTGCTGAGGCAGGGATTGCTGCACCAGATCACCGAGGATCAGACCCTGGTGAATGATCTGGTGGCCCAGGGCAGCCTCACGCGTGAGCAGGCCCGCACCCATCCACAGCGCAACATGATCACCCAGGCGCTCGGGTCGCCCCAGCCACTCCGGGTGGTCCTCTCGCGGCTCGCGCTCCGGCGGGGCGACCGCTTGCTCTGCTGTTCTGACGGCCTGCACGGGGAAGTCCCCGATGCGCAGATCCAGGAAGTGCTGAACCAGGGGCTCAGTCCCCGGCGCAGCCTGGAGCTGCTGGTGGACGAGGCCCTCGCGCACGGGGGCCGCGACAACATCACGGGCGTGATTCTCACCCTCAACGACCCCGGCCTGCCGCTGCCCAAGCCCGGCGAGGCGATCGATCTGGTCCATCCCGGCCTGAACCATCGCGGGCGGGGGCTCTGGGATCGGTTCCGCAGGTTTTTCGGAGGCGGTGCCCCATGA
- the rdgC gene encoding recombination-associated protein RdgC: MSILQGTVSLKRFLVLGPVPDEKDLQAGLEQDQFRPFQDGLEEERMGWCDWRNPLITPPDEDWVGQERFAVFGLRIDTRRVPPSLLKAHVDLRLQSLQKEKDLAFIGKEARISLADEVKVELLRKVLPTPKVVEVAWDLKGGILWTTASSSKAQGALTTLFIKSFGCEIHPLAPLVLSGRLCPDLSVEALMALDPLDLELEEA, translated from the coding sequence ATGAGCATCCTTCAGGGGACCGTGTCCCTCAAACGCTTTCTGGTGCTCGGCCCCGTGCCCGACGAGAAGGACCTCCAGGCCGGCTTGGAGCAGGACCAGTTCCGCCCCTTCCAGGATGGGCTCGAGGAGGAGCGCATGGGCTGGTGCGATTGGCGGAACCCGCTCATCACCCCGCCGGACGAGGACTGGGTGGGCCAGGAGCGCTTCGCGGTATTCGGTCTGCGCATCGACACCCGACGCGTGCCGCCATCCCTGCTGAAGGCCCACGTGGACCTGCGGCTGCAGAGCCTGCAGAAGGAGAAGGACCTGGCCTTCATCGGCAAGGAGGCGCGGATCTCCCTGGCGGACGAGGTGAAGGTCGAGCTGCTGCGCAAGGTGCTGCCCACGCCCAAGGTGGTGGAAGTGGCCTGGGATCTCAAGGGCGGCATCCTCTGGACCACGGCCTCGTCCAGCAAGGCCCAGGGCGCGCTGACGACCCTGTTCATCAAGTCCTTCGGCTGCGAGATCCACCCCCTGGCGCCCCTGGTGCTGTCGGGCCGGCTCTGTCCGGACCTGTCCGTGGAAGCCCTGATGGCGCTGGATCCCCTGGATCTCGAACTCGAGGAGGCCTGA
- a CDS encoding N-acetylmuramoyl-L-alanine amidase family protein, with the protein MGGLRSLRPMGLAGLLLAVPAVLAAQDPAPVLSHARTPDGRAILLRLQFRRGLSVEGKALPRAFLGKGADPGGWVPFEGLSPEGKRWALAALFPEDQWRQDEVRHRIRHPDVESVWTMAALFTGHGQNYDKVMAANPDLPEKLREGDTWRIPKALLSVDLGGAGKGPDRTQPEDDLDDEARVAAYRALLSFGEDAQGKYAAYRMRKGEALYSSVVIRYTDRVDPKGVNELADRIAKRTGITDVRGIQPGQLIKIPVAFLADPFQSEGSSALAEEREVRAEVRRTVRVEAGPKLKGVRIILDAGHGGVDSGAQANGIWESDFVYDIAMRVRRLLEQETDAQVSSTIRYPGLGFKSREEIRTPSRAAEILTTPPFAVDGESPSAVSVHLRWVLANDLFAAFRKGKGDAQKTLFLSFHADSLHPSARGSMVYVPSATLVPSTFALGGAKTGHVAEAKRSTRVAFSGKEKLQGEARSRQFSEGLLKALQKDRIPVHANRPIRNVIYRGGGKWVPAVLRYSSSATKALIEVANLTNEDDAANLRDPDFRERYAVAVVNAIRAYYRK; encoded by the coding sequence GTGGGAGGCCTGAGGTCCCTCCGGCCGATGGGCCTGGCGGGCCTGCTGCTGGCCGTGCCTGCCGTCCTCGCGGCGCAGGACCCCGCACCCGTGCTGTCCCATGCGCGCACGCCGGATGGCCGGGCCATCCTGTTGCGCCTGCAGTTCCGGAGAGGCCTCAGCGTGGAGGGGAAGGCGCTGCCCCGCGCCTTTCTGGGCAAGGGCGCGGATCCCGGCGGCTGGGTGCCCTTCGAAGGCCTCAGCCCCGAGGGCAAGCGCTGGGCCCTGGCCGCGCTGTTTCCCGAGGACCAGTGGCGTCAGGATGAGGTCCGGCACCGGATCCGCCACCCCGACGTGGAATCCGTCTGGACCATGGCCGCGCTGTTCACGGGCCACGGGCAGAACTACGACAAGGTGATGGCGGCGAACCCCGACCTGCCGGAGAAGCTCCGGGAGGGCGACACCTGGCGCATCCCCAAGGCCCTGCTGTCGGTGGACCTGGGTGGTGCGGGGAAGGGACCCGACCGCACCCAGCCCGAGGACGACCTGGACGACGAGGCGCGCGTGGCGGCCTACCGCGCCCTGCTGTCCTTTGGCGAGGACGCCCAGGGGAAGTACGCGGCCTACCGCATGCGTAAGGGGGAGGCGCTGTACTCCAGCGTCGTGATCCGCTACACGGACCGCGTGGACCCCAAGGGCGTGAACGAGCTGGCGGACCGCATCGCCAAGCGCACCGGCATCACCGACGTGCGGGGCATCCAGCCGGGCCAGCTCATCAAGATCCCCGTGGCCTTCCTGGCGGATCCCTTCCAGTCCGAAGGCAGCTCGGCGCTGGCGGAGGAGCGCGAAGTGCGCGCCGAGGTGCGCCGCACGGTGCGTGTCGAGGCGGGGCCCAAGCTCAAGGGCGTGCGCATCATCCTCGACGCGGGCCATGGCGGCGTGGATTCCGGCGCCCAGGCCAACGGCATCTGGGAATCCGACTTCGTCTACGACATCGCCATGCGCGTGCGTCGCCTCCTCGAGCAGGAGACCGACGCCCAGGTGAGCAGCACCATCCGCTACCCGGGTCTGGGCTTCAAGAGCCGTGAGGAGATCCGCACCCCCAGCCGCGCCGCGGAGATCCTCACCACGCCCCCCTTCGCGGTGGATGGCGAAAGCCCTTCGGCCGTGAGCGTCCACCTCCGCTGGGTGCTGGCCAACGACCTCTTCGCCGCCTTCCGCAAGGGGAAAGGGGACGCGCAGAAGACGCTGTTCCTGAGCTTCCACGCGGACAGCCTGCATCCCTCGGCCCGGGGCTCCATGGTCTACGTCCCTAGTGCAACCCTGGTGCCCAGCACCTTCGCTCTGGGCGGCGCCAAGACCGGCCATGTGGCCGAGGCCAAACGCTCCACACGCGTGGCCTTCAGCGGCAAGGAGAAGCTGCAGGGCGAGGCCCGCAGCCGGCAGTTCTCCGAAGGTCTGCTGAAGGCACTCCAGAAGGACCGCATCCCCGTCCACGCCAACCGGCCCATCCGCAATGTCATCTACCGTGGCGGCGGGAAGTGGGTGCCGGCGGTCCTCCGCTACAGCAGCAGCGCCACCAAGGCTCTCATCGAAGTGGCCAACCTCACCAACGAGGACGATGCCGCCAACCTGCGCGATCCCGATTTCCGTGAGCGGTACGCCGTGGCGGTGGTGAATGCCATCCGGGCGTACTACCGGAAATAA